Below is a genomic region from Syngnathus typhle isolate RoL2023-S1 ecotype Sweden linkage group LG3, RoL_Styp_1.0, whole genome shotgun sequence.
CTTTTAGATCAATATTTTTGCcttattttgttttcagtgGTATCATGAGGCCTGGCCTGAACGCAATTCTCGGCCCCACCGGAAGTGGAAAGTCATCGTGAGTGCAACTGAATTTGTCCAAATAAAAACATCGACATAAATATCGATAATATTTCTCACGTCGTTCCAAACAGTTTTTTGGATATTCTCGCTGCGAGGAAAGATCCCTCTGGCCTTTCGGGGGAAGTTTTAATCGATGGAGCGCCGCAACCACCCAACTTCAAATGTCTGTCTGGCTACGTCGTCCAGGTACCTTTTAGATCAATATAGTATTTAGCATACTAACACGTTAGCATTGGTCCCGTGAATGTTATTAGCCATAATCTGGCCTAAATAACATCGTTAGTATTAATGGGCATAAATTGTTGTATGGCTCCGACTTTCGTTTCTTTCTCTGTACCAGGACGACGTGGTCATGGGAACGCTAACCGTGAGAGAGAATCTCCGTTTCTCAGCAGCGTTGCGTCTACCCGCCCGTGTGTCAGAGCGTGAAAAAGAGGCCCGCGTCAATCACCTCGTCACGGAACTCGGCCTCGCCAAGGTGGCCGACTGCAAGGTGAACTATAGAGAAGATGGTTGCAAATGTCTCCTTGTCGAAAATGTTCCTACGGCGTTCTTCCCAGGTGGGCACTCAGATGACTCGTGGCATCTCGGGAGGTGAGAGGAAGCGGACCAACATTGGTATGGAGCTGATCATCGACCCTCCTGTGCTCTTTTTGGACGAACCCACCACGGGCCTGGACGCCAGCACAGCTAACTCGGTCCTGCTATTGCTACGAAGGTAGCGACTCAAATGATTGCtgttctatccatctatctaatcTCTGGTTAAAAATGTTTCTCCTCCAGGATGGCCAATCAAGGGAGAACCATCATCATGTCCATCCACCAGCCTCGCTACTCCATCTACAGACTCTTTGACTCGCTCACTCTGTTGGTTGGAGGCAAGATGGTGTACCACGGACCAGCGGCAAACACATTGGACTACTTTGCAAACATTGGTGATCACTTTTTTGTGACTTCCCGGGGAAGTCTTCCCCAGGGGTCAATCTTAGGTCCCCTATTGTTTGTATACGTTTCCATTAAGCTAGTTAATGACTCAGATCGACTACTGTTGTCTTTCAGGATATTCCTGCGAGCCCCACAACAACCCAGCTGACTTTTTCCTGGATGTGATCAATGGAGACTTCACTTTAACCAGCATGTCCAAAGTCAGTCTTTCTGAAGGTAATGCCGTGTTTACAATTCCATACCTACATTGTAGTGTCCCACCGGgcattttttttacctttattttatttgacattcGTCTCCTGGGTTAGAGTTGAACTTGGAGGTGAGCAGCTCCAGGGCGAGCATGGAGGAGCGGCTGGTGGAGGAGTACAAGAAGAGCAGCTATTGCAGCGACACGTCGGTCCAGCTGCAACGCATCACTCAGAACAAGCGGCACTCGGCGCCGCCCGCCTCCCGTACCGTCACCTATATCACCTCATTTGGCCACCAGATGCGTTGGGTACTGCACAGAACCTTCCAGAACCTCCTGCTGAACCCACAAACGTCTGTGGCACAGGTACACAAGCTTTGGAGTCTTCAACAAACGCAAACGTTAAAGTTACCAATGTAAACCGTCGATATGATTAAAATCCTGATTGAAAGGTTTTTCGTCAGACAATTTGGAATCTCGATCCCATCAAACGTTTGTGTCAAAGATGATTTTATCTTGGATGAACAGCCTTTGGTGGGATCaacctgacttttcaaagccttGAGAAGTCTCCTCACTTTAAGAATTATTAACAGCCAATTGGGCCCAGATAAAACCGCATAATCCCGCAAGTGGGGATCTGGACGGCGTGGGCGCCCTAATCGGCTTTGGTGACTGCGGTGACCCGACTCTTGCCTCCTTTGGGCTCGATATCATATCTGGCCTAAGCCCCCTCGTTGAACCCAAACCGGCATTAACCCCGCCCCGTGCGGCCGCGGTTACGGGCGCCGCCGCATCACATGACGTTGTCACGGTTCATCACTCCGGCGTCATGAGCTGATCCTTTCATCCTGGGAACTGCTTAGTTCTGTCTTAATGTGTCAATTGTTGGGATTAAAACTTgtctgttccccccccccccgtccccccaCCTGGAAATTCTAAGTGGCAAGATTGTTGCATTTTGTTTCCATCCTGTCCTGAACACGTGTGCAGGTGGCCGTGCATATATTCCTGGCTCTCGTCGTGGGAGCCATTTTCTTCCGAGTCAAAGACGATCAGAGCGGCATCCAGAACAGGTGAGAGGAACGCAAAAATAGATGTCTCCATTTTTGGAAGAATTGAGTCAAATGAAAAATTGTCTTTTCACGTCGCACCTTAAAAATCAATGATTTAGTGGCAGAAAAACAACTATACGTCCCTCTACTGTAATGCCGAAAATGAGAATTGCATTCATTCCTATGGGGACTTACTAATCCTCTTAATGTTGGCACAAGCTGGTACTCACAAGGTCAGCAAAGCCCAAGCGGTCTCCAGACCCAGCAGAAGGTCATTGCATTCACACTACTTAAGCGGCGTCCCTTAAGAACGCCCGCGAAGGGTCACGGAGTGGAAAACAGGCTTCACCTCTGTCTTCTGCTTCCTCCAGGATGGGGGCGCTCTTCTTCATCACGACCAACCAGTGTTTCAGCACAGTGTCGGCGGCCGAGCTCTTCATCGCCGAGCGGAAGCTCTTCACGTACGTTGTTGTTAGCAATAATGAACGccgtattaaaaaatatatgtattaaTTCCTTGTAGTAATAGtttaatttacaaaaaaaaataatttgtcaaaAAATCATCAATATTAAAGTCTCTGCAACAAACTTAAATGCTCATTTACATAGTCAACAAACTTTCATCTTTATAGCCAATAGTTTTAGTTTTGTTCAAAATGTATGGATGGCGAAGGTTTGACTTTATGCGACTCGTTGCTGCAGGCACGAGTACATCAGCGGCTACTACAGAGTATCCGTCTATTTCCTGTCCAAGGTGTTGTCCGACGTGGTCCTGCGCACCGTCACCTCTGTCATCTTCAGTTGCGGTGTATACTTTATGATCGGTACGGACAATTTGGCCCCTCTAGTAGTtcccttattttattttattttattttattttattttattttattttattttattttattttattttattttattttattttattttattttattttattttattttattttattttattttattttattttattttattttattttattttattttatttatgtttctCTCTTCCCATCACGCTCAATATGGTCTTCAGGGTTGAAGTGCACCTTATCCGCATTCTCTGTGTTCACACTAACGGTGACGTTGGTGGCGTACACGGCCACCGCCATGACCATGGCAATCTCGGCAGACCAGACGGTGGTTGCGCTCGCCAACATCTTCATGACCATCACCTTTGTCTTCATGATGGTGAGGGAACATCTCCGGATTATACCACAATGTATTCCATGCCGGACGTACGTTTTGTAGATCTTCTCGGGTCTTCTGGTGAACCTTCCGAGCGTCATGGACTGGCTGGCGTGGCTCAAGTATTTCAGTATTCCCCGCTACGGCCTTGCGGTAAGTCCAACTTGATGGAACAGATTTCTCTTGAGTCATTTGTCTCTTACTTTGGGATCTTCAGGCCCTGAAGATCAACGAGTTTGTGGGGTTACAATTCTGCCAGAATACCAACATGGCCACCGTTGTGTCCAGTTGCAACTGCAGTGTGGCAACCAAGGTTGGACATACGTGAGTAGAAAAACTCCACAATCTCCAGTTGTCCTAAAACAACAATGTAAACATTTGTGGTTTTGGTGCAGATGTACGGGGGAGCAGTACTTGGACTATTTGGGGAGCCAGTACGACACGTGGGGCTTGTGGCAGAACCACGTAGCGTTAGCCGTCATGCTAGTGGCCTTCCTGCTCATTTCATACCTAAAACTTCGCTACATGAAGAAGTTCACGTAAAAAGGTAGCTCACAGTGTAcattgtttatttataaatatttaccTTTGATCCATTATTTTAAAAGTAGATGTGCTTTTTATTGTACTTGGCACTCAGATcacttgatttgttttatttaccttTGCAGTAAAAATTTAAAActgtactgtttttattttattatttcaagCAATTTGTACAACTGCATTCGCATATAAATGTCATGGTAAAAGCACTAAGtggtttgtttttactttttaaaataccgtcattttcggactataagtcgcaccggagtataagtcgcaccagccataaatcgcccaaaaaagtgaaaaaaaacatatatatgtatgtatataagtcgctcctgagtataagtcgccccccccacccaaactatgaaaaaaaaccgcgacttatagtccgaaaattacggtagcaaATGTATTAACTAAAACATAAAAGTTCTGTCAATATTAATTATTAGACAGCAAAATTGTgatgtgaggataagcggtttggaaaatgcatggatggataaTGAAAAAAACCAACTCCAAATTTGGTATCACTTTTAATTGTAAAAAGGTAGATAAGAAAATCTTACAGCACAGGATAAAATATAAATGCATGAGTTTCCCATGAACACTATTTGCACTCCAAATTGAAGTTTGTTTCAAGTTacattgtgcgtgtgtgtgtgtgtgtgtgtgtgtgtgtgtgtgtgtgtgtgtgtgtgtgtgtgtgtatacaacaCTGATAATAATCTAGCTCATTGGAAGCTTCGAAGCGAAATTCATATCAACGCAACTACTGTAaattaaaatcaacaaaatgaaCATCGTAGAAAAGTGCGCGTTCAAACGTGACAGTGGAATGTGAATGTGTGCAAAAATCAAAACCATATTTGATGCTGGCACTTTGGCGTTTGCTACAAATGCGTATTAAGGCCACACCGTAAAGCAAAGAAGTCATAAAAAGGATACAAAGAAAGTCGTACAAGTTGGAACATTCCATTCCATGGATTACTGCTATTGTACCGATTTCAACGATTTTAAAATCAATGCCATATCAATCACAACATCCATCTTCTGGATTTTGCAGCCGTAAAGCTTAAACATCACGTGTCCttccaaaagacaaaatggaggtATCACACTTAAGCTCTCAGTGGCTCACTTTCTCGTAACAATGTGCATAAATGTAagtatttcatttcttttcagcGTGGTGAGGCCTAATAGTTTTCCTTCAATCCTTTATTTGCCCGACGGGAAGAATCACGTATGGCTGTTTTTGAGACTTACCGTCAGTGCATCCGAGGTCTTTTTAATTGCTCCTATTTTGTTTGCAATaaagtgtctttttttatttttttttattattaaccttactttttttttttacacgtgaGCGCTACCATTGCCGTCCGTCGCGTCCAAGGACAGTGAGGAAGGGGGTCGGGGGCGTCCGCCTGGGTGGCCCACCTGCGAGGAGACGTCGTCCGATTCCCAGCGCTCCAGTTCCTCCCTCACCAGACGCTCCTGCTCGCTGTGAGCGTCGGCGTCCCGACCGTTCCCGCGCTCCTCCTGACAAGTTATTCGAACCACAAAGATGGGTTAGGATTTCAAAGTTGGGTTTTGTCAACCCTGCCATACCTCCATGGCTCCTTCGAAAAGTCTTCCCAACACGTCCCTCCTCTTGAGCGTGACCCTCTCCATGGCCTCCAACTTGACGATGACGGCGTCGATCTTGGACACGATGCTGCCGATGGAGTGCTCCATCCTGTCCACGCGTCTCACCAGCCTGCAAACCACAACCCGGCCGTCACGGTGGTGCCCCCACCCCCTTATTGGGTTTAAGCGTGTCGTACACTTGGAACTCTTCGTAGGAGACGCCGCCCGAGCTGCTGCCGCGGCGCCGCGAGCTGTGCCCGCTGTCCTCGTCATCGTCCTCCTCCGAGTCGTCCTGGCCGCGAGGCGGCAGGCTTCGCCCGCTGCACGCTCGACTCAGAGAGTTCCCCTCCAGATCCAAGTCCTCCTGCAAATGGAATTGAGGTCATGGAATTGCTTTCACGTGCTCCATTCTCAGAATTAAGTCAGATAAGATATTTGTTTGGGTCCACCACAACAAATGGGATGGTCTTTCTACTAACTCGCTCCTTCTCCAGGTCGTCTCGCATCTGCTGGTGGTCGTGTTCCGTCAGCTCCTGGTCACCATCGTGGTCATACTTGGCGAAGATGGCCTGGATCTCCACATCCGTGTGGCCTTTTCTGTGCCGAGACAGAAATCACAAAAAAGGTATATCGTATACAATATTCCGATGAGGTTCCGATTCTCGAAACCTATTGGAAACTCTTTGCATGGACAAAAGTAGTCCtttagcgccatcttgtggtctCTGACTCACCGCTTTAAATGCTGTCTCAGTTCATCCAAGTTGAGCTTGCCTCCAGCCTGACGCAGGCTGTCCGAGATGTCGTCCACCGCCGTTTTCTTCAGCCTGAGCTTCATCAAGGCTTTGTTACAACCCTAAGGGAACATTTTTTAAGGTAAGAcgctcttgaatcttgaagagTCTTTTGTTACCTTCTTGATGAGGTCGCTCATTTCCATGTCAGACCTCTGCTGAGACATGTCGGCCTTGACCTCGGAGTAGGTGTCGTTGATGATGGCCAAGAACATGTTCTGTGATGAAAATGTGATGACGTGTCAGTGGAGGAAATATTTGGTTACGTGAGTTTGTGCTCACCATGAGGAtaaagaagatgaagaagacaAAGGTGGTGAAGTAAACAGGCCCCAGCACCGGGTTGGCCTCCTCGATCTCGGAGAACTCAAAGTCTCCCAGGATGATGCGGAATTGAGTAAAACTACACAAAAGTAGCGATAgcgttttggttagcaacagacaATGTGGCGCAGAAGCCTTTAAGGAAACGCAGCGGATCGTTACATGCTGGACTGTAAGCTGCTGAAGTCGTCCACTTGAGTTCCGAAGAGCAGGTAGGCTAGCTGGGCGTAGGCCAAGAAGATGATGAAGAACATGATGGCAAAACCCACCAAGTCCTTGGCACAGCGAGACAGGGTGCCTGTCAGCTGACTCATGGTCTTGTTGAAGTTGATGAACTTGAAGAGCTGAGGGAAGTGGCGTTCGTTAATTTGATTTAGTCCCCTTTATTTATTCCTCCTAAAACATTTTCCAGCCATACCTTAACCCAAGAAAAGAAGACAATGACGGCCACCAGGTTGTTGAACTGGAGCTGCAGGTTGGCCAGAGGCTCGAAGGTGGGGTGTGTGTTGTAGTTCTCCAGAAGGCT
It encodes:
- the abcg2d gene encoding broad substrate specificity ATP-binding cassette transporter ABCG2d, which gives rise to MERGCHINVAMVDDIGANGLMGSRVATVTEPPAKQLCGSTVSFHEVGYKVYETNGFFCKNTSSTRQILLDLNGIMRPGLNAILGPTGSGKSSFLDILAARKDPSGLSGEVLIDGAPQPPNFKCLSGYVVQDDVVMGTLTVRENLRFSAALRLPARVSEREKEARVNHLVTELGLAKVADCKVGTQMTRGISGGERKRTNIGMELIIDPPVLFLDEPTTGLDASTANSVLLLLRRMANQGRTIIMSIHQPRYSIYRLFDSLTLLVGGKMVYHGPAANTLDYFANIGYSCEPHNNPADFFLDVINGDFTLTSMSKVSLSEELNLEVSSSRASMEERLVEEYKKSSYCSDTSVQLQRITQNKRHSAPPASRTVTYITSFGHQMRWVLHRTFQNLLLNPQTSVAQVAVHIFLALVVGAIFFRVKDDQSGIQNRMGALFFITTNQCFSTVSAAELFIAERKLFTHEYISGYYRVSVYFLSKVLSDVVLRTVTSVIFSCGVYFMIGLKCTLSAFSVFTLTVTLVAYTATAMTMAISADQTVVALANIFMTITFVFMMIFSGLLVNLPSVMDWLAWLKYFSIPRYGLAALKINEFVGLQFCQNTNMATVVSSCNCSVATKVGHTCTGEQYLDYLGSQYDTWGLWQNHVALAVMLVAFLLISYLKLRYMKKFT